A window of Zingiber officinale cultivar Zhangliang chromosome 5A, Zo_v1.1, whole genome shotgun sequence contains these coding sequences:
- the LOC121979826 gene encoding probable auxin efflux carrier component 9 isoform X2: MISLSNLYHVVEAMVPLYAAMALGYASAKAKAFSPEQCAGINHFVAVFAIPLLTFRMISSNDPYAMNLRFLAADSLQKLTALAGFAAWARLAKKENALAWAVTIFSLVTLPNTIIMGVPVLEGMYGAVSDSLMAQTVVLQFALWFIVVVFLLEYMAAKSAVASRSQLADAEAQLDADEEEGWPSALRILAVAAKKILKLPNTYSSMLGFSWSLIAFRLHLKLPPIIDNSLSIISVSAVGLAMFSVGTFMARRKRFILCGYKLALLAMIARFVVGPAVMAATSLAVGLRGVFLRVGIVQAALPLAVLSFVYAEEYNVHADIMSTGVIVGILLSVPITLFYYVVLSL; encoded by the exons ATGATTTCTTTGTCCAACCTTTACCACGTGGTGGAGGCCATGGTGCCCCTGTACGCCGCCATGGCGCTCGGCTACGCCTCCGCCAAGGCCAAAGCCTTCAGCCCCGAGCAGTGCGCCGGGATCAACCACTTCGTCGCCGTCTTCGCCATCCCCCTGCTAACCTTCCGCATGATCTCCTCCAACGACCCCTATGCGATGAACCTCCGTTTCCTCGCCGCCGACTCCCTCCAGAAGCTCACCGCGCTCGCCGGCTTCGCGGCCTGGGCCCGCCTCGCCAAGAAAGAGAACGCCCTCGCCTGGGCCGTCACGATCTTCTCCCTCGTCACCCTGCCCAACACCATCATCATGGGCGTGCCGGTGCTCGAAGGCATGTACGGCGCCGTCTCCGACAGCCTGATGGCGCAGACCGTGGTCCTCCAGTTTGCATTGTGGTTCATCGTCGTCGTGTTCTTGCTCGAGTACATGGCGGCGAAGAGCGCCGTGGCCTCGCGCTCCCAGCTAGCGGATGCCGAAGCGCAGCTCGACGCTGACGAAGAAGAGGGGTGGCCGTCGGCCTTGCGGATCCTGGCGGTGGCGGCCAAGAAGATTCTTAAGCTCCCCAACACCTACAGCAGCATGCTCGGCTTTTCCTGGTCGCTCATCGCTTTCAG ACTTCATCTCAAATTGCCTCCGATCATCGACAATTCACTGTCGATCATTTCAGTGTCAGCCGTTGGGCTAGCCATGTTCAGTGTGG GCACTTTCATGGCTCGTCGGAAAAGATTCATTTTATGTGGCTACAAGCTCGCCCTTTTAGCCATGATCGCCAGATTCGTGGTAGGCCCCGCGGTCATGGCCGCGACGTCGCTCGCTGTCGGCCTTCGCGGGGTATTTTTGCGCGTAGGCATTGTACAG GCTGCTCTTCCTCTCGCCGTGCTTTCGTTTGTTTATGCAGAGGAATACAATGTCCATGCAGACATCATGAGCACGGG GGTCATTGTGGGCATTTTGCTATCAGTTCCTATTACACTCTTCTACTACGTTGTGTTAAGCCTGTGA
- the LOC121979826 gene encoding probable auxin efflux carrier component 9 isoform X1 has protein sequence MISLSNLYHVVEAMVPLYAAMALGYASAKAKAFSPEQCAGINHFVAVFAIPLLTFRMISSNDPYAMNLRFLAADSLQKLTALAGFAAWARLAKKENALAWAVTIFSLVTLPNTIIMGVPVLEGMYGAVSDSLMAQTVVLQFALWFIVVVFLLEYMAAKSAVASRSQLADAEAQLDADEEEGWPSALRILAVAAKKILKLPNTYSSMLGFSWSLIAFRLHLKLPPIIDNSLSIISVSAVGLAMFSVGTFMARRKRFILCGYKLALLAMIARFVVGPAVMAATSLAVGLRGVFLRVGIVQAALPLAVLSFVYAEEYNVHADIMSTGFDFNTLFPCQLIFYISIKFCITSTNQSLISAGSLWAFCYQFLLHSSTTLC, from the exons ATGATTTCTTTGTCCAACCTTTACCACGTGGTGGAGGCCATGGTGCCCCTGTACGCCGCCATGGCGCTCGGCTACGCCTCCGCCAAGGCCAAAGCCTTCAGCCCCGAGCAGTGCGCCGGGATCAACCACTTCGTCGCCGTCTTCGCCATCCCCCTGCTAACCTTCCGCATGATCTCCTCCAACGACCCCTATGCGATGAACCTCCGTTTCCTCGCCGCCGACTCCCTCCAGAAGCTCACCGCGCTCGCCGGCTTCGCGGCCTGGGCCCGCCTCGCCAAGAAAGAGAACGCCCTCGCCTGGGCCGTCACGATCTTCTCCCTCGTCACCCTGCCCAACACCATCATCATGGGCGTGCCGGTGCTCGAAGGCATGTACGGCGCCGTCTCCGACAGCCTGATGGCGCAGACCGTGGTCCTCCAGTTTGCATTGTGGTTCATCGTCGTCGTGTTCTTGCTCGAGTACATGGCGGCGAAGAGCGCCGTGGCCTCGCGCTCCCAGCTAGCGGATGCCGAAGCGCAGCTCGACGCTGACGAAGAAGAGGGGTGGCCGTCGGCCTTGCGGATCCTGGCGGTGGCGGCCAAGAAGATTCTTAAGCTCCCCAACACCTACAGCAGCATGCTCGGCTTTTCCTGGTCGCTCATCGCTTTCAG ACTTCATCTCAAATTGCCTCCGATCATCGACAATTCACTGTCGATCATTTCAGTGTCAGCCGTTGGGCTAGCCATGTTCAGTGTGG GCACTTTCATGGCTCGTCGGAAAAGATTCATTTTATGTGGCTACAAGCTCGCCCTTTTAGCCATGATCGCCAGATTCGTGGTAGGCCCCGCGGTCATGGCCGCGACGTCGCTCGCTGTCGGCCTTCGCGGGGTATTTTTGCGCGTAGGCATTGTACAG GCTGCTCTTCCTCTCGCCGTGCTTTCGTTTGTTTATGCAGAGGAATACAATGTCCATGCAGACATCATGAGCACGGGGTTTGACTTCAATACCCTTTTCCCTTgtcaattaattttttatatatctaTAAAATTCTGCATTACTTCTACGAATCAATCATTAATAAGTGCAGGGTCATTGTGGGCATTTTGCTATCAGTTCCTATTACACTCTTCTACTACGTTGTGTTAA